One window of Paenibacillus sp. FSL K6-3182 genomic DNA carries:
- a CDS encoding ABC transporter ATP-binding protein, with translation MHIEVRNLNKNFGDFHAVKDVSFEIEKGHLIGLLGPSGGGKTSILRMLAGLESPSSGDILFHGKRVNDLPPQERGIGFVFQNYALFKHMTVYDNIAFGLKVKKQSKEQIRERVMYLVELTGLKGFEHRYAHQLSGGQRQRVAFARALAPEPQLLLLDEPFAAIDAKIRTELRTWLKEMIERVGITSIFVTHDQEEAIEVADEIMIISKGKLEQKGSPWDIYKNPETPFVASFIGESTIVDNIAELKGFEDAASRPGTKALIRPEYIEIGKPGEIKLASATLAGKVKQLHFRGSEWMVELLVGDTKLITYRSLEQEVLHPGDEVRVLVHRAYLFNDNESWIAENKLKVDPMPIHI, from the coding sequence ATGCATATTGAAGTACGGAACTTAAATAAAAACTTTGGCGATTTTCATGCAGTGAAGGATGTTAGCTTTGAAATCGAAAAAGGTCATCTGATCGGCTTGCTCGGACCGAGCGGCGGTGGTAAAACGTCCATACTTCGAATGCTGGCGGGGCTCGAGTCTCCTTCCTCAGGCGATATTCTGTTCCACGGCAAACGTGTGAATGATCTTCCGCCGCAGGAGCGCGGCATCGGTTTCGTATTTCAAAACTATGCGCTCTTTAAGCATATGACCGTATATGACAATATCGCATTTGGCTTAAAGGTGAAGAAGCAATCGAAGGAGCAAATTCGCGAGCGCGTTATGTACTTGGTAGAGCTTACGGGGCTAAAGGGTTTCGAGCATCGTTACGCCCATCAGCTGTCAGGAGGCCAACGCCAACGTGTTGCTTTCGCTAGAGCGCTCGCGCCTGAGCCGCAGCTGCTGCTCCTCGATGAGCCGTTTGCTGCTATCGATGCGAAGATCCGGACCGAGCTTCGCACATGGCTTAAAGAAATGATTGAGCGTGTCGGCATCACATCGATTTTCGTTACGCATGATCAAGAGGAAGCGATTGAAGTTGCCGATGAGATCATGATTATAAGCAAAGGCAAGCTAGAGCAAAAAGGCAGCCCATGGGACATTTACAAAAATCCAGAAACACCGTTTGTAGCAAGCTTTATTGGCGAATCTACTATTGTAGACAATATCGCGGAGCTTAAAGGTTTTGAGGATGCAGCGAGCCGTCCGGGCACCAAAGCGCTTATCCGGCCTGAATATATCGAGATTGGCAAACCGGGCGAGATCAAGCTGGCTTCAGCTACGCTTGCCGGTAAAGTAAAACAGCTGCATTTCCGCGGCAGCGAGTGGATGGTTGAGCTGCTTGTTGGCGATACGAAGCTGATTACGTACCGTTCGCTGGAGCAAGAAGTGCTCCATCCCGGAGATGAGGTAAGGGTACTCGTCCATCGGGCTTATTTATTCAATGACAACGAAAGCTGGATTGCGGAAAATAAGTTGAAGGTTGACCCCATGCCTATTCATATTTAA
- a CDS encoding sulfate ABC transporter substrate-binding protein has protein sequence MKINLVTSQRILVLLLAAVMLIVSAGCSKEEQTSNHAAGSTVQDGDVTLVIGAYSVVKDAFADLLPAFQKYWLQETGQKVVFQESYEASGTQARAIAGGFEADVAVLAMEGDLDKIAKAGFITHDWKAQSNNGMITNSIVVLGTRTGNPLGIKDWNDLTREGVKVLYPNPKTSGGAQWDINAVYGAGLKQSEEQTGTKDAEYAKHFLKAVHANVESLDKSGRASMAAFEYGVGDVIVTYENELLARIKKGVKYDIVVPKDTILIENPAAIVDKNADKHGVRKVAEAFIAFLQTEQAQRLFVDHGFRSVDKKVAEDTKDRYVVPEGLFDISYLGGWSEVRENLYSKKGVWYQVLADL, from the coding sequence ATGAAAATCAATCTGGTAACAAGTCAGCGCATACTCGTGCTGCTGCTTGCTGCGGTTATGCTGATCGTATCGGCAGGCTGCAGTAAAGAGGAGCAAACGAGTAACCATGCGGCTGGGTCTACCGTACAGGACGGCGATGTTACACTTGTAATCGGTGCGTATTCGGTAGTGAAGGATGCTTTCGCGGATTTGCTGCCTGCATTCCAAAAATATTGGCTGCAGGAGACAGGGCAAAAGGTCGTATTTCAGGAATCGTATGAGGCTTCAGGAACGCAGGCAAGGGCGATCGCTGGAGGTTTTGAAGCCGACGTTGCCGTGTTAGCTATGGAAGGTGATCTCGACAAAATAGCGAAGGCGGGTTTCATTACGCATGACTGGAAGGCACAGAGCAATAATGGTATGATCACGAACTCCATCGTAGTATTGGGGACTCGTACCGGTAATCCGCTCGGAATTAAGGATTGGAATGACTTAACACGCGAGGGTGTGAAGGTGCTGTATCCGAATCCGAAAACTTCCGGCGGCGCTCAGTGGGACATTAATGCCGTATATGGCGCTGGCCTTAAGCAGTCAGAGGAGCAGACGGGTACAAAGGATGCCGAATATGCGAAGCATTTTCTAAAAGCAGTCCATGCCAATGTGGAATCGCTTGATAAGAGCGGTCGCGCATCGATGGCAGCCTTCGAATATGGTGTAGGAGATGTCATCGTCACTTACGAGAATGAGTTGCTCGCTCGAATTAAGAAAGGCGTTAAGTATGACATCGTTGTTCCAAAAGACACGATATTGATCGAGAATCCAGCAGCGATCGTGGATAAAAATGCAGATAAGCATGGCGTTCGTAAGGTAGCCGAGGCTTTTATTGCCTTTTTGCAAACGGAGCAGGCGCAGCGCCTTTTTGTGGATCATGGATTCCGCTCCGTAGACAAGAAGGTAGCTGAGGATACGAAAGACCGTTATGTGGTGCCGGAAGGATTGTTTGACATTTCATACCTAGGCGGCTGGTCTGAGGTTAGAGAAAACCTTTATTCCAAAAAAGGTGTCTGGTATCAAGTGCTCGCTGATCTTTAA
- a CDS encoding PBP1A family penicillin-binding protein, with translation MKRIKYILIIGTALLIIVALGGWGAFRFLIGKQDIGQLEVPLPAATILYDQHGTEATRISFNKIDEIAYEDIPKHMVDAVVAVEDRRYFEHEGMDMRAISRAIWTNITSGGTVQGGSTITQQLAKNVFLSQERTWSRKWDELLLAKKIEESYSKEDIMEKYLNQIYYGDGAWGIDRAAHTYFGKQPNQLSVAEAALLAGLIKAPSALTPYKHLEKAIDRRNVVLQLMKDQALISEDIYNKAIHEPVKLLSAKPNRVDDINYPYYVDQIIREAMTQYGLSENEVLQGGLRIYTALDTKMQQSAEQVYAKESLFPNSAADQLIQSGAVLIDPRDGGIRAMVGGRGEQPFRGFNRATQLSRQPGSTIKPIAVYTPALELGYKPSDDLVDEPININGYEPKNADGSFHGRVSLYEALINSYNIPAVKLLNEMGIEKGMDAAARFGIPLTDEDRSLGLALGGLHEGVSPLQMAEAFGVFASDGVRNHAHTITRIESADGSVLAEFKQSEGSVKVTEPEIARTMTAMLEGVIKDGTGAAAMLEGRPVAGKSGTTQMLGTTGYGAKDNWFVGYTPQLVGAVWLGYDQSDSSHYLSTSSKAAAVVFQALFADALKDEPVIPFPKAPDLLPKKKDKEKEKNNISNKDDDSDKKRDWKKDREERKKQKEKEKEQEKERKKERHKDKDKDKDKN, from the coding sequence ATGAAAAGGATAAAATACATTTTGATCATAGGTACAGCTTTGTTGATCATCGTTGCTTTGGGCGGATGGGGGGCATTTCGTTTCCTGATCGGCAAGCAGGATATTGGACAGCTTGAGGTGCCGCTGCCGGCAGCTACGATTTTGTATGATCAGCACGGAACGGAAGCCACCCGTATTTCTTTCAATAAAATTGATGAGATTGCCTATGAAGACATACCAAAACATATGGTTGATGCCGTTGTTGCGGTAGAGGACAGACGTTACTTCGAGCACGAAGGAATGGATATGCGGGCAATTAGCCGAGCGATTTGGACAAATATTACATCAGGCGGGACAGTACAGGGCGGAAGCACGATAACACAGCAGCTCGCGAAAAATGTCTTTTTGTCGCAGGAGAGAACCTGGTCGCGGAAGTGGGATGAGCTGCTTTTGGCGAAAAAGATTGAGGAAAGCTACAGCAAAGAGGATATTATGGAGAAGTACCTCAACCAGATCTACTATGGTGATGGAGCATGGGGAATCGATAGAGCGGCGCATACGTATTTTGGCAAGCAGCCAAATCAGCTTAGCGTAGCGGAGGCAGCGCTGCTTGCTGGTCTAATCAAGGCGCCATCCGCCCTAACTCCTTATAAACATCTAGAAAAAGCGATTGATCGAAGAAATGTGGTTCTTCAGCTTATGAAGGATCAAGCACTAATTAGCGAGGATATATATAATAAGGCCATTCATGAGCCTGTGAAATTACTGAGCGCAAAGCCTAATCGAGTAGATGATATCAACTATCCTTATTATGTGGACCAGATCATTCGTGAGGCGATGACGCAATATGGGTTATCGGAAAATGAAGTGCTGCAGGGCGGACTTCGAATCTATACCGCTTTGGATACGAAAATGCAGCAGTCGGCGGAACAGGTATATGCGAAGGAATCTCTATTCCCAAATAGTGCTGCAGACCAGCTCATTCAAAGCGGTGCTGTTCTGATTGATCCGCGTGACGGCGGAATTCGGGCGATGGTTGGCGGCAGAGGGGAGCAGCCATTTCGCGGCTTTAACCGAGCGACGCAGCTAAGCCGTCAGCCAGGCTCAACGATCAAGCCCATCGCGGTATACACGCCTGCGCTGGAGCTTGGCTATAAGCCAAGCGATGATCTTGTTGATGAACCGATCAATATTAACGGCTATGAGCCAAAAAACGCAGACGGCTCCTTTCATGGCAGAGTGTCACTTTATGAAGCGCTTATTAACTCTTACAACATACCAGCTGTGAAGCTGCTTAACGAAATGGGTATTGAAAAAGGAATGGATGCGGCGGCACGTTTCGGCATTCCTCTGACAGATGAGGATCGCTCGCTGGGGCTTGCGCTCGGCGGTCTTCATGAGGGTGTATCGCCGCTTCAGATGGCCGAAGCTTTTGGCGTATTCGCAAGTGACGGCGTTCGTAATCATGCGCATACCATTACTCGCATCGAATCGGCAGACGGCAGCGTACTGGCTGAATTCAAGCAGAGTGAAGGCAGTGTGAAAGTAACGGAGCCAGAAATTGCCCGAACAATGACAGCTATGTTAGAGGGAGTCATAAAGGATGGGACGGGTGCTGCTGCAATGCTTGAAGGCCGCCCAGTTGCAGGGAAATCTGGAACGACACAAATGTTAGGCACGACAGGCTACGGCGCAAAGGACAATTGGTTCGTTGGCTACACTCCGCAGCTTGTAGGCGCGGTGTGGCTTGGGTACGATCAAAGTGACAGCAGCCATTATTTGTCGACGAGCTCAAAGGCTGCGGCTGTTGTCTTTCAAGCTTTATTCGCAGATGCATTAAAGGATGAGCCGGTTATACCTTTTCCTAAGGCACCAGATCTTTTGCCGAAGAAGAAGGATAAGGAAAAAGAAAAAAATAATATATCGAACAAAGATGATGATTCTGATAAGAAACGGGATTGGAAAAAGGACAGGGAAGAAAGAAAAAAACAGAAGGAAAAAGAAAAAGAACAAGAAAAAGAGAGAAAGAAAGAGAGGCACAAGGATAAAGATAAGGATAAGGATAAAAACTGA
- a CDS encoding DinB family protein — protein sequence MSTMNVFVTNWLNHRKVLLAMLDTVQNENLQYKPWEKAMSLSTLVLHINGSMDMFAQTVKNGLFTPPSTAKQAETIEELKAIVAADTASTKALLESLTDEQLEKEIDFHGMKMAGIVLLENGKDHEIHHKGQLFIYLRLLGVETLPFFVSR from the coding sequence ATGTCAACAATGAATGTATTTGTTACAAACTGGTTGAATCATCGTAAAGTATTGCTTGCTATGCTTGATACTGTACAAAATGAAAACCTCCAATATAAGCCTTGGGAAAAGGCAATGTCGTTGTCAACTCTTGTTCTCCATATCAATGGATCAATGGACATGTTCGCACAAACGGTAAAAAACGGTTTGTTCACGCCTCCTTCAACAGCTAAACAAGCTGAAACGATTGAAGAGCTGAAAGCGATCGTAGCAGCGGATACCGCTTCAACGAAAGCATTGCTAGAATCTTTAACGGATGAGCAATTAGAAAAAGAGATCGACTTCCATGGCATGAAAATGGCTGGAATCGTTTTGCTCGAGAATGGCAAGGATCATGAAATTCATCATAAAGGTCAATTGTTCATTTATCTGCGCTTGCTGGGCGTCGAAACATTGCCTTTTTTCGTAAGCAGATAA
- a CDS encoding DUF1806 family protein, whose product MIRINSSELNAAFQAFIGKEVYIHSEATSFVFVRNFKVSLTEAHIAGEGSYRIALRFDELGWLRTEALTHYEATVDGKLLLAGYDDKGRMNVALQLGKEPFPE is encoded by the coding sequence ATGATCAGAATAAACAGTTCAGAATTGAACGCTGCTTTTCAAGCATTTATTGGCAAGGAAGTTTATATTCATAGTGAAGCGACCTCTTTCGTCTTTGTCCGAAATTTCAAGGTTAGCCTCACTGAAGCTCATATTGCTGGGGAGGGTTCATACCGGATAGCTCTTCGCTTTGATGAGCTTGGCTGGCTGCGTACAGAAGCACTCACCCATTATGAAGCAACGGTGGATGGGAAGCTATTACTGGCGGGTTACGATGATAAAGGCAGAATGAACGTTGCTCTGCAGCTTGGAAAGGAGCCGTTTCCGGAATGA
- a CDS encoding PIG-L family deacetylase, which produces MSEKAVKKLLAVFAHPDDESFICGGTLAKYASMGVEITLVSATKGEMGRRMGNPPYVNRETMPDIREKELRNACEALGIQNLIFFGIRDKMVEFYDSESLISKIGVLMDEINPDVVLTFHEVLGGHPDHCAIGKATTTAFHRSKQPGSLYFISFGDMMNAPERFGYTKQDIVKIDVRHKLEAKLAAFRAHRCQTEMDEWVWEADSAALAHFGKYEYFIKGNQTMISKTADDLF; this is translated from the coding sequence ATGAGTGAAAAAGCAGTTAAAAAGCTATTAGCTGTGTTTGCGCATCCTGATGATGAGTCTTTTATTTGCGGAGGAACATTGGCAAAGTATGCAAGCATGGGAGTTGAAATTACTCTCGTAAGTGCGACAAAAGGCGAAATGGGACGTCGAATGGGAAATCCGCCTTATGTGAATCGAGAGACTATGCCTGATATTCGGGAAAAAGAGCTGCGGAACGCTTGCGAGGCACTTGGCATACAAAATCTTATTTTTTTTGGTATCCGTGACAAGATGGTTGAATTTTACGATTCAGAGAGCCTCATCTCAAAAATAGGCGTACTCATGGATGAGATCAATCCGGATGTAGTCCTTACTTTCCATGAAGTTTTAGGCGGACATCCTGATCACTGTGCAATTGGAAAAGCAACAACTACCGCTTTCCACCGCAGCAAGCAGCCAGGGTCGCTCTATTTCATCAGTTTCGGCGATATGATGAATGCTCCGGAACGATTTGGTTACACGAAGCAGGACATTGTCAAAATAGATGTTCGTCATAAGTTAGAAGCTAAGCTTGCTGCGTTTCGTGCGCATCGCTGTCAAACCGAAATGGACGAATGGGTATGGGAAGCAGACAGCGCGGCATTGGCGCATTTTGGCAAGTATGAGTATTTTATAAAAGGAAATCAAACAATGATCTCAAAAACTGCGGATGATCTTTTTTAA